The DNA segment AAATATATATAAAATTATGAAAGGAGAAGTATGTATAGTCGTATGACTATATCATACAAGTATGTTATGCAAAGAGAATTAGCCTTAGAATTTGCCAGAGTAACCGAAGCCGCTGCAATTGCAGCTCACAAAGCATTAGGTAAAGGTGATAAAAACGAAGCCGATAGATTAGCTGTTGAAGCTATGAGAATAATGCTTAATAGTATTATGATAGATGGAGAAATTGTTATAGGAGAAGGAGAAATTGATGAAGCACCCATGCTATACATAGGAGAAAAAGTTGGTAGAACTGATGGTAATTATATACCAGTTGATATAGCAGTTGATCCTATTGAAGGAACTAGAATGGTAGCACAAGGTCAAGCAAATGCAATTACTGTATTAGCAGTGGCAAAAAAAGGAAGTTTCTTACAAGCACCAGATATATACATGGAAAAATTAATTGTAGGTCCAAATGCAAAAGGTCTTATAGATTTAGATAAACCATTAATTGATAATCTTAAAATCATTGCAAAAGCAAATAATAAAAAGTTAAATGAATTATGCATAATGATATTATATAAACCTAGACATTATAAAATAATTTCTGAATTACAAGAATTAGGTGTAAAAGTTTACACTATACCTGATGGCGACGTTGCTGCTTCTCTTTTAACATGTATGGTTGATACTGATATAGATGCTATATACGGTATAGGTGGAGCACCCGAAGGAGTTGTATCTGCTGCTGCTATAAGAGCATTAGGCGGAGATATGCAAGCAAGGCTAAAACTAAGAAATGAAGTAAAAGGTGTTTCATTAGAAAATGATAAAATTTCAAAAGAAGAAAAAAGAAGATGCGAAGAAAAAGGTTTAGATTTATCAAAAGTCCTAAGATTAGATGATTTAGTTAAAGATGATGAAATAATTTTTTCAGCAACTGGTATAACTACAGGAGATTTATTAAAAGGAATTAAAAGAAAAGGCGATATAATTAGCACACAAACTTTACTTATAAGAGGTAATTCAAAAACTATAAGATATATTAATTCTGTACATAACATAAAATTCAAAGATAAAAAAATTTATAATTTAATAAAATAAAAATACTCAAAATCAAATAAAAAAAGATGAAGAACTAATACATTTTTATATTTTCTTTCATCTTTTTTGAGAGTGCGGTAAAAAGTC comes from the Oceanivirga salmonicida genome and includes:
- the glpX gene encoding class II fructose-bisphosphatase; this encodes MQRELALEFARVTEAAAIAAHKALGKGDKNEADRLAVEAMRIMLNSIMIDGEIVIGEGEIDEAPMLYIGEKVGRTDGNYIPVDIAVDPIEGTRMVAQGQANAITVLAVAKKGSFLQAPDIYMEKLIVGPNAKGLIDLDKPLIDNLKIIAKANNKKLNELCIMILYKPRHYKIISELQELGVKVYTIPDGDVAASLLTCMVDTDIDAIYGIGGAPEGVVSAAAIRALGGDMQARLKLRNEVKGVSLENDKISKEEKRRCEEKGLDLSKVLRLDDLVKDDEIIFSATGITTGDLLKGIKRKGDIISTQTLLIRGNSKTIRYINSVHNIKFKDKKIYNLIK